Proteins from a single region of Bdellovibrio bacteriovorus HD100:
- a CDS encoding type 1 glutamine amidotransferase domain-containing protein, with product MKSNKVLFVLTSTEQLGDTGHHTGAYLSEITHPYDEFVRAGYEVDMISPLGGKVPLDGVKMDDPINATWMNDEEFLSKVEGTVKPWQVSSRDYCAIYFAGGHGTMFDFPENLQLQKLTAEIYENNGVVGAVCHGPAALVNVRLSDGQYLIKGHEVSSFTNEEEEFVGMEKSVPFLLQTRLQERGAHHTSSPKFAGHVVKSGRLVTGQNPASAAGVGKAMVEVLDFIEEGRIVPEQNWCEWHEPPQHHRGGL from the coding sequence ATGAAAAGCAACAAAGTGCTTTTTGTTCTGACTAGTACCGAGCAGCTTGGCGATACCGGCCATCATACAGGCGCTTATCTTTCTGAAATCACCCATCCTTATGATGAATTTGTGCGTGCGGGATACGAAGTGGACATGATCAGCCCTCTGGGCGGCAAAGTGCCCCTGGATGGTGTGAAAATGGATGATCCCATCAATGCCACGTGGATGAATGACGAAGAGTTTCTGTCCAAGGTGGAAGGCACCGTGAAACCCTGGCAGGTTTCAAGTCGCGATTATTGCGCGATCTATTTTGCCGGCGGGCATGGGACGATGTTTGATTTTCCCGAAAATCTGCAGCTGCAAAAGCTGACAGCGGAAATCTATGAAAACAACGGTGTGGTCGGGGCGGTCTGCCATGGCCCGGCAGCGCTGGTGAATGTCCGGCTTTCTGATGGACAGTATCTGATCAAAGGTCACGAAGTTTCCAGCTTCACCAACGAAGAGGAAGAGTTTGTCGGTATGGAAAAGTCCGTTCCGTTTTTACTGCAAACGCGTCTGCAGGAGCGCGGTGCCCACCATACGTCGTCTCCGAAATTTGCCGGACATGTGGTTAAAAGTGGCCGCCTGGTGACCGGGCAAAATCCCGCCTCGGCGGCCGGTGTCGGCAAAGCCATGGTGGAGGTTCTGGATTTTATCGAAGAAGGCCGCATCGTGCCCGAGCAGAACTGGTGTGAATGGCATGAACCCCCACAGCACCATCGAGGTGGTCTGTGA
- a CDS encoding sigma-54 interaction domain-containing protein, with translation MTDDSRIIAKSPRFLEVLDLARRVAASSANVLITGESGTGKEVIARLIHDQSARQRKSFVPINCSAIPEPLLESELFGYARGAFTGAMNARQGLFEEADGGTLFLDEIGDLDLHLQAKLLRVLQEKKVKRVGENHYRPLNLRIVAATHNDLEGDVQEKRFREDLYFRLKVVSIKIPPLRERTEDILPLAHHFLDKFTRRYQMPGKKWNRDVEDFLLTRPWTGNVRELENTIERAVVLSPVDHIPLKVLQDDLQVRECSLDQIFEKMHQMQGRFLSLEELTRAYIEYVLKSNRGAREKSSRDLGIDRKTLYRKTHAPLQ, from the coding sequence GTGACGGATGACTCACGCATCATCGCCAAGAGCCCGCGCTTTTTGGAGGTGCTGGATCTGGCTCGGCGGGTGGCGGCCAGTTCGGCCAATGTTCTGATCACAGGGGAAAGTGGCACCGGGAAAGAAGTCATCGCCCGCTTGATTCACGACCAGAGCGCCCGACAACGGAAGTCCTTTGTGCCGATCAATTGTTCTGCCATTCCAGAACCTCTTTTGGAGTCGGAACTTTTTGGATACGCACGGGGTGCTTTCACCGGCGCCATGAATGCACGCCAGGGTTTGTTTGAAGAGGCTGATGGCGGGACGCTGTTCCTGGATGAAATTGGTGATCTGGATTTGCATCTACAGGCCAAGCTTTTGCGTGTGTTGCAGGAAAAGAAGGTAAAACGGGTGGGGGAAAACCACTATCGCCCTTTGAACCTGCGTATTGTGGCGGCGACTCACAATGATCTTGAAGGTGACGTACAGGAGAAACGCTTTCGCGAGGATCTGTATTTTCGTTTAAAGGTCGTGTCGATAAAAATCCCCCCGCTGCGCGAGCGCACCGAGGATATTCTGCCGCTGGCACACCACTTTCTGGACAAGTTCACCAGGCGATATCAGATGCCAGGGAAAAAATGGAATCGCGATGTCGAGGATTTCCTGCTGACCCGCCCGTGGACGGGCAATGTGCGAGAGCTGGAAAATACCATAGAACGGGCCGTGGTGCTGAGCCCCGTGGACCATATCCCACTGAAGGTTCTGCAGGATGATCTGCAGGTCCGGGAGTGCAGCCTGGATCAGATTTTTGAAAAGATGCATCAGATGCAAGGTCGCTTTTTGTCTTTGGAGGAATTGACCCGGGCCTACATTGAGTATGTGCTGAAATCCAATCGGGGAGCCCGTGAAAAAAGCTCCCGCGATCTGGGCATTGACAGAAAAACACTGTATCGCAAAACCCACGCGCCTCTTCAGTGA
- a CDS encoding glycine zipper domain-containing protein, translating into MEPTTGEFRKKMGDIKENVAHELEKSAWSDRYHAVESKVKEGVEASEDLVKAHPFYAILGAAAVGFVAGALINRKH; encoded by the coding sequence ATGGAACCGACAACAGGCGAATTCAGAAAAAAAATGGGCGATATCAAAGAAAACGTAGCTCACGAGCTTGAAAAGAGCGCATGGAGCGACCGCTATCATGCCGTGGAATCCAAAGTCAAAGAAGGTGTGGAAGCGTCCGAGGACCTTGTGAAGGCACATCCCTTCTATGCCATCCTTGGAGCCGCCGCTGTAGGATTTGTGGCAGGAGCCCTGATCAATCGCAAACACTAA
- a CDS encoding Ppx/GppA phosphatase family protein, whose translation MIKTFVLVSVFPAIAFANPCHENRAALDLGSGTTKAYVATVDTCEKKIVKVLFEDRLPLAFNEALEKSPTKEIPDSIVNESTPRIELLLQKVKSYNVKRINAVATSVFRVAKNGQAVAKGISQKLEIPVEVISQEQEAELGYWSALAQRGITDTRNLIVWDIGGGSMQMYSREKGKVHIFEGDLASVTFKNQILQVLQFKDPKKESSPNPFARQREAALQLAKNHAYLNVPAYFKAKAATARWVGVGGVISMSVQRQVQPGGSEFTQSALEETLKVRSQLKDAEIESEYRISDISNLALVLGYMKALKIEKVETAQASLGQGLIFKNLK comes from the coding sequence ATGATTAAAACCTTCGTACTTGTTTCTGTTTTTCCTGCAATTGCTTTTGCGAATCCCTGTCATGAAAACCGCGCGGCGCTGGATCTGGGGTCCGGCACCACCAAAGCCTATGTGGCCACCGTTGACACGTGTGAAAAGAAGATTGTGAAAGTGTTGTTTGAGGACCGGCTGCCGCTGGCTTTCAATGAAGCTCTGGAGAAATCCCCGACCAAAGAAATACCGGACTCCATTGTCAATGAATCCACTCCGCGCATTGAGCTTTTGCTGCAAAAAGTGAAGTCCTACAACGTAAAGAGAATCAATGCTGTGGCAACCTCTGTGTTTCGTGTGGCAAAAAACGGGCAGGCCGTTGCCAAAGGGATTTCCCAAAAGCTCGAGATCCCGGTGGAAGTCATCAGCCAGGAACAGGAAGCTGAGTTGGGGTATTGGTCAGCACTGGCCCAACGGGGCATCACAGATACCCGTAATTTGATTGTCTGGGATATCGGGGGTGGATCGATGCAGATGTATTCCCGCGAGAAAGGCAAAGTCCATATTTTTGAAGGGGATCTGGCATCAGTGACTTTCAAAAATCAAATTTTGCAGGTGTTGCAGTTTAAAGACCCCAAAAAAGAATCCTCTCCCAATCCCTTTGCTCGTCAGAGAGAAGCCGCTTTGCAACTGGCGAAGAACCATGCCTACCTGAATGTCCCGGCTTACTTCAAAGCCAAGGCGGCTACGGCCCGTTGGGTGGGGGTGGGAGGAGTGATCTCCATGTCCGTGCAAAGGCAGGTGCAGCCGGGTGGATCCGAGTTCACGCAAAGCGCACTGGAAGAAACACTGAAGGTGCGTTCGCAACTGAAAGACGCAGAAATTGAAAGTGAATACCGTATTTCCGACATCTCAAATTTGGCTCTGGTGCTGGGATACATGAAAGCTCTTAAAATCGAAAAGGTGGAAACAGCCCAGGCCTCTTTAGGCCAGGGGCTGATCTTTAAGAATTTAAAATAG
- a CDS encoding baeRF3 domain-containing protein: MLDKLTHDDLLKLTSVNEGPCISIYIPGMPDKTLLLEYETLVRRAAHLLSLDAKNGDKKALLDSLYSFNPAEHLQRSDFGMAIFVNKHWKGFYMAAHTVPSKVVVAESFHLKPLLEDLQGESSYHILTLTPQEAVLLHCDGGSGTEIQNFLFHQGQHSNSIHWKHLDETETSQIPHLKSHMRGRGLEDNQCKKKSGVKLFLRWIEAKISREPGYKQIPLFVFAGENMFHTYKEVTSHPRAVFFKMDPSKTTPRMESLIHQAQVHVKKELAQQRNLSAYELEKLNHQKKVIDDLVKISRAAINGHVRTLYLQNNSEIWGELHRKSGQITFHEKQTNAKDDDILDDIACEVIRHGGEVVVLSKEDMPSPSPAAAILNS, encoded by the coding sequence ATGTTAGACAAACTCACCCACGATGACTTACTGAAGCTGACCTCTGTAAATGAAGGTCCGTGCATTTCCATCTATATTCCCGGCATGCCCGATAAGACTCTGCTTTTGGAGTATGAAACTCTGGTCCGACGGGCGGCTCATTTGCTGTCGTTGGATGCCAAAAACGGCGACAAGAAAGCGTTGTTGGATTCATTGTACTCCTTTAATCCTGCGGAGCACCTGCAACGCTCTGATTTTGGTATGGCTATCTTTGTGAACAAACATTGGAAGGGTTTCTATATGGCCGCCCATACCGTCCCGTCCAAAGTGGTGGTGGCTGAGAGCTTCCATCTGAAACCTCTGCTAGAGGACCTTCAAGGTGAAAGCAGTTATCACATTCTGACTTTGACTCCGCAAGAGGCAGTGCTGCTTCACTGTGACGGTGGCAGTGGCACTGAAATTCAAAATTTCCTTTTCCATCAGGGCCAGCACAGCAACAGCATTCACTGGAAGCATCTGGATGAAACCGAAACTTCGCAGATCCCACACCTCAAAAGCCACATGCGTGGCCGTGGCCTGGAGGACAATCAATGCAAAAAGAAATCCGGTGTGAAGCTTTTTTTAAGATGGATCGAAGCCAAGATCAGCCGAGAACCGGGATACAAACAGATTCCCTTGTTTGTATTTGCCGGAGAAAATATGTTTCACACTTACAAGGAAGTGACTTCTCACCCCCGAGCCGTTTTCTTTAAGATGGATCCTTCCAAGACCACCCCGCGCATGGAATCCCTGATTCATCAGGCCCAGGTGCACGTCAAAAAAGAACTGGCTCAGCAGCGCAACTTGTCAGCTTATGAGCTGGAGAAACTAAATCATCAAAAAAAGGTCATCGACGATCTTGTCAAGATCAGCCGGGCCGCCATCAACGGCCACGTGCGCACCCTTTACTTACAGAACAACAGCGAGATCTGGGGTGAACTGCACCGCAAAAGCGGACAGATCACCTTCCACGAAAAGCAGACCAATGCCAAGGATGATGACATTCTGGATGATATCGCCTGCGAGGTGATTCGTCACGGCGGCGAAGTCGTGGTTCTGTCCAAAGAGGACATGCCCAGCCCTTCGCCAGCTGCCGCTATTTTAAATTCTTAA
- a CDS encoding host attachment protein, giving the protein MKTWIVVVNRVEAKVFESDGRGHKGDVKFIEKLENPRGRLKSQDINADKPGFSPGVAGHGGTKEKAQSPTDRVSQMFAKRVSDYLEEARHANSFDEVVLIAAPQFLGRMRSMFSGPLKEVVSMEIPKDLGPAVTGPDLRDRLWPAPEVRHEL; this is encoded by the coding sequence ATGAAAACATGGATTGTAGTCGTCAATCGAGTTGAAGCAAAAGTTTTTGAAAGTGACGGTAGAGGACACAAGGGGGATGTGAAGTTCATCGAGAAACTTGAAAATCCCCGGGGACGTCTGAAATCCCAGGATATCAATGCGGATAAACCGGGATTCTCTCCGGGAGTGGCGGGGCATGGGGGCACCAAAGAAAAAGCCCAGTCACCCACAGACCGCGTTTCACAGATGTTTGCAAAGAGGGTTTCTGACTATCTTGAAGAGGCCCGTCACGCGAACTCTTTTGACGAAGTTGTGTTGATTGCGGCGCCGCAGTTCCTGGGGCGCATGCGCAGCATGTTCAGCGGACCGTTAAAAGAAGTGGTGTCGATGGAGATTCCAAAAGATCTTGGCCCGGCGGTGACCGGACCGGATTTGCGGGACAGATTATGGCCGGCACCGGAAGTGCGTCATGAACTCTGA
- a CDS encoding ABC transporter ATP-binding protein: MAHSKSSFQSFARLFSYTKKHRRDFYLGSLFSFLNKAFDIAPEILIGIAIDVVANQEKSFLARWGVEEPGHQLILLSVLTLLIWMCESLFEYLLLLKWRGLAQSLQHEFRTEAYDHLQRLDMSFFEDRSTGGLVSILNDDINQLERFLNGGMNSLIQVFTSVILIGAVFFALAPSIAIFAFLPIPVILWGAFYFQKRAAPLYLDVREKAGQIGSRLANNISGMATIRSFTSEQIESKKVANDSMTYLQSNKEAIKVSSAFNPLIRMAVLMGFIATFIMGGQMALRGELNVGFYGVLVFLTQRLLWPLTGLADTVDLFERAMASADRVLDLIKTPVNLESTKAVRDFDHTKGIEFSHLDFAYSNGVQVLKDINIRVPAGKTVAIVGPTGSGKSTVTKLLLGFYKPSSGKILFGGQDTADCDPQDLRSQIGLVSQDVFLFHGSIYENIAYGSPGASRDAVLEAARKAHAMEFIEKLPEGLDTLIGERGQKLSGGQRQRISIARVILKNPPVLILDEATSAVDNETEAVIQASLAEATKGRTTIVIAHRLSTVTQADNIYVVAQGGVVESGTHQELLQNRKMYFQLWTAPL; encoded by the coding sequence ATGGCACACTCTAAAAGCTCTTTCCAGTCCTTCGCCCGCCTTTTTTCCTACACCAAGAAACACCGTCGTGACTTCTATTTAGGAAGTCTGTTTTCTTTCCTGAACAAAGCATTCGATATCGCGCCCGAAATTCTGATCGGTATCGCGATTGATGTCGTCGCCAATCAGGAAAAATCTTTCCTGGCCAGATGGGGCGTGGAAGAACCCGGCCATCAGCTTATTCTGCTGTCCGTTCTGACTTTGCTCATCTGGATGTGTGAATCCCTTTTTGAATATCTGTTGCTATTAAAATGGCGCGGTCTTGCCCAGTCTTTGCAACATGAATTCCGCACGGAAGCCTATGATCACTTGCAAAGACTGGACATGTCCTTCTTTGAAGATCGCAGCACCGGTGGCCTGGTTTCAATCCTGAACGATGACATCAATCAACTGGAGCGTTTCCTGAACGGCGGCATGAACAGTCTGATTCAAGTCTTCACTTCGGTGATTTTAATCGGGGCTGTTTTCTTTGCCCTGGCGCCAAGTATCGCGATCTTTGCCTTCCTGCCGATCCCGGTGATTTTGTGGGGCGCGTTCTATTTCCAGAAGCGTGCCGCCCCCTTGTATCTGGATGTGCGTGAAAAGGCCGGCCAGATCGGATCCCGTCTGGCGAACAATATCTCGGGCATGGCGACGATTCGCAGCTTTACCTCCGAGCAGATTGAATCCAAAAAAGTGGCCAACGACAGTATGACTTATCTTCAATCGAACAAAGAGGCCATCAAAGTCTCTTCCGCCTTCAATCCTTTGATTCGTATGGCGGTGTTGATGGGCTTTATCGCCACCTTCATTATGGGGGGCCAAATGGCCCTGCGCGGGGAACTGAATGTCGGATTCTATGGCGTGCTGGTATTCCTGACTCAGCGTCTTTTGTGGCCGCTGACAGGCCTTGCTGACACCGTGGATCTGTTTGAACGTGCGATGGCTTCGGCTGACCGGGTTTTGGATTTGATCAAAACCCCGGTGAATTTGGAATCCACCAAAGCCGTGCGGGATTTTGATCACACCAAAGGCATCGAATTCTCGCATCTGGACTTTGCCTACAGCAATGGCGTGCAAGTACTTAAAGACATCAATATCCGGGTGCCCGCGGGAAAAACCGTGGCTATTGTCGGCCCGACAGGTTCCGGAAAGTCCACAGTCACAAAACTGCTGTTGGGGTTCTATAAACCTTCTTCCGGAAAGATCCTGTTCGGCGGTCAAGACACCGCCGACTGTGATCCCCAAGATCTCCGTTCCCAAATCGGTCTGGTCAGCCAGGACGTGTTTCTGTTCCATGGAAGTATTTATGAAAACATCGCTTACGGAAGTCCCGGTGCCAGCCGGGACGCGGTTTTGGAAGCCGCCCGCAAAGCCCACGCAATGGAATTTATCGAAAAACTTCCGGAAGGTCTGGACACTCTGATTGGTGAGCGCGGGCAAAAACTGTCCGGCGGTCAACGTCAGCGTATCTCCATTGCCCGGGTGATTTTAAAGAACCCACCTGTTTTGATTTTGGATGAAGCCACGTCGGCCGTCGACAACGAAACTGAAGCTGTCATTCAGGCCTCTTTGGCGGAAGCGACCAAGGGCCGCACCACCATCGTGATTGCGCACCGCCTGTCCACAGTCACTCAGGCAGACAACATCTATGTTGTCGCCCAAGGTGGCGTAGTGGAAAGCGGCACACATCAGGAGCTTCTGCAAAATCGAAAGATGTACTTCCAACTTTGGACCGCTCCGCTTTAA
- the udk gene encoding uridine kinase gives MSRPHIIGVAGGSGSGKTYFAKELQKMLGSENCSILYQDNYYIDQSARFDGDGGSVNFDHPQALDFTLLARGLQTLKMGQPLQVPIYDFVTHSRKTETLLENPKKVIIVDGILILHSKEVRAELDEAVFFDTPEDLRFQRRLHRDVHERGRTPEGVKKQFELQVRPMHDEFVEPSKRHAQTIVTDSGDYHAVLSQFTHRLQNTLPVR, from the coding sequence ATGAGCCGTCCCCACATTATCGGAGTCGCTGGCGGCAGCGGCTCTGGCAAAACATACTTCGCCAAAGAACTGCAAAAGATGCTGGGTTCAGAAAACTGCAGCATCCTTTATCAGGACAATTACTATATCGACCAGTCCGCTCGCTTTGATGGAGATGGGGGCTCGGTGAACTTTGATCATCCCCAGGCCTTGGATTTCACGCTACTCGCACGCGGGCTTCAGACCCTTAAAATGGGTCAGCCGCTGCAGGTGCCAATTTACGACTTTGTCACCCACTCGCGTAAAACGGAAACCCTTCTGGAAAACCCTAAAAAAGTCATTATCGTGGATGGGATCTTGATCCTGCATTCAAAAGAAGTTCGAGCCGAGCTGGATGAAGCCGTCTTTTTTGACACCCCCGAAGACCTGCGCTTTCAACGCCGTCTGCACCGCGATGTGCATGAACGCGGGCGCACCCCAGAGGGAGTAAAAAAGCAGTTTGAACTTCAGGTTCGTCCCATGCATGACGAATTTGTGGAGCCTTCAAAACGTCATGCCCAAACCATAGTGACGGACTCAGGGGACTATCATGCGGTACTTTCACAATTCACCCATCGCCTGCAAAACACCCTGCCCGTGCGGTAA
- the upp gene encoding uracil phosphoribosyltransferase, with product MNSKVKVIDHPLLRHKLGYLRDKNTYSQDFREIVKEISKVLVYEAMRDWQHLEKIAIETPIAKTEAQRIVRAPVVVSIMRAGNGMLDGALSMLPFASTGFIGIYRDKFIHNTVEYYFKMPQDIKGKDVLLCDPLIATADTMIAAIDRLKNYGVGQIKVISILTSQTGLDKVHHYHPDVEVYTVNIENEMNEMGYLVPGLGDAGDRLFQTK from the coding sequence GTGAATTCAAAAGTCAAAGTCATCGATCATCCCCTGCTTCGTCACAAGCTGGGTTACCTGCGCGACAAAAACACCTATTCCCAGGACTTCCGCGAGATCGTCAAAGAAATCTCGAAAGTGCTGGTTTACGAGGCCATGCGCGACTGGCAGCACCTGGAAAAGATCGCCATTGAAACCCCGATCGCCAAAACCGAAGCCCAGCGCATAGTGCGCGCTCCGGTGGTGGTTTCCATCATGCGGGCCGGAAATGGCATGCTGGATGGTGCGCTTTCCATGCTGCCCTTTGCCAGCACCGGATTTATCGGCATCTATCGCGACAAATTCATCCACAACACGGTGGAATACTATTTCAAGATGCCTCAGGACATCAAAGGCAAGGATGTGCTTTTGTGCGATCCTTTGATCGCCACCGCTGACACGATGATTGCCGCGATTGACCGCCTGAAAAATTATGGTGTGGGCCAAATCAAAGTCATCAGCATTCTGACCAGCCAAACTGGTCTGGACAAAGTTCATCACTATCACCCGGATGTTGAGGTCTATACGGTCAACATTGAAAACGAAATGAACGAAATGGGTTATCTGGTCCCGGGCCTGGGTGATGCCGGAGACCGTCTGTTCCAAACCAAGTAG
- a CDS encoding URC4/urg3 family protein, translating into MNNSHTYSAQDLDFLLSPLAIRQSAEKILELTKSGQTHFHYHDDQFEPVVDYVIEVIRQNYPALEIPFHSRWGHFRAGGVDRVKILQEQIQSFDALEKARIKLDLVITSVLLDAGAGNIWSFHEQSTQKDFARSEGLGVASFYLFMEGALSDDADKPLQATAKGLQNLTTQKLSEVFQVSAQNPLVGVEGRLSLLQNLGKTIEQKKGLFPGGRPGSLVDYLRARYGDRITGPQLLRAVLDGLGEIWPGRVKVAGVNLGDIWNYSKVPGGLAAFHKLSQWMTYSLIEPLLEAGFEITEVERLTGLAEYRNGGLLLDRGLISLKDPGMAEQSHRPDSELVIEWRGLTVSLLDRIGQQVQSKLNKSPSEFPLAKVLEGGTWWAGRKAAKALRADSSPPLKIESDGTVF; encoded by the coding sequence ATGAATAACTCTCACACCTACTCTGCCCAGGACCTGGATTTTTTGCTGTCACCTCTGGCGATCCGCCAAAGTGCAGAAAAGATTTTAGAACTGACTAAGTCAGGCCAGACGCACTTCCACTATCACGATGATCAGTTTGAACCGGTTGTGGATTATGTGATTGAAGTGATCCGCCAGAATTATCCGGCCCTGGAAATTCCTTTTCACTCGCGCTGGGGGCACTTCCGCGCCGGTGGCGTTGATCGCGTGAAAATCCTGCAAGAACAGATTCAAAGTTTTGACGCTTTGGAAAAGGCCCGCATCAAGCTGGATCTGGTGATCACGTCGGTGTTACTGGATGCCGGTGCCGGAAACATCTGGTCTTTTCATGAACAAAGCACCCAAAAAGACTTTGCCCGTTCCGAAGGCCTCGGCGTTGCGAGTTTTTATCTGTTTATGGAAGGAGCTCTCTCTGACGACGCCGACAAACCACTGCAAGCGACGGCAAAGGGTCTGCAAAATCTAACGACCCAAAAGCTTTCCGAGGTGTTTCAGGTCAGTGCCCAGAATCCTTTGGTGGGTGTCGAGGGCCGATTGTCCTTATTGCAAAACCTTGGAAAAACCATTGAACAAAAAAAAGGTCTGTTCCCAGGGGGCCGTCCCGGCAGCCTGGTGGATTACCTGCGCGCCCGCTATGGCGATCGCATCACGGGTCCCCAACTGCTGCGCGCAGTGCTGGACGGACTGGGTGAAATCTGGCCGGGGCGTGTGAAAGTCGCAGGCGTCAATCTGGGGGATATCTGGAACTATTCCAAAGTTCCCGGAGGCCTTGCGGCCTTCCACAAACTTTCCCAGTGGATGACCTATTCTTTAATTGAGCCTTTGCTGGAGGCCGGCTTTGAAATCACCGAGGTCGAAAGACTGACCGGGCTTGCCGAGTATCGCAATGGCGGCCTGCTGCTGGATCGCGGTCTGATTTCATTGAAAGACCCAGGTATGGCAGAACAAAGTCATCGCCCGGATTCAGAGCTGGTCATTGAATGGCGCGGCCTGACCGTGTCTTTGCTGGATCGTATTGGTCAGCAGGTTCAGAGCAAACTGAATAAGTCCCCTTCGGAATTCCCGCTGGCAAAGGTTCTGGAAGGCGGCACCTGGTGGGCCGGTCGCAAGGCGGCGAAAGCCTTGCGTGCGGATAGTTCGCCTCCGCTGAAAATTGAAAGCGACGGCACTGTTTTCTAA
- a CDS encoding GTP cyclohydrolase II, whose product MKRAAHVILTSHSSQVFKDSLPIHWGVKNPMHRGPVIGSLTDIKQRNAIGTHSGSYAVYRALSIAQGSYSTTHKPDLHNTDSPVRMGPFPSWSDPDKIVSIDPWGLDIPIHFKDLYEAGYDIRPTIAVTQAHLQIPEIHQAIDAGRLKVDGKVVLENKDIKVTKVAFEPVWYLPGIAKRLNVDEGDLRKILFQETGGMFPELVTRPDLKVMLPPIGSTTVYIFGNPQDLSNEKIELTCRVHDECNGSDVFGSDICTCRPYLIYGIEDAARTAQRGGVGLIAYYRKEGRALGEVTKFLVYNARKRQVGGDSASTYFHRTECVAGVEDARFQELMPDILHFFGITKIHNLHSMSNMKYNAIVKSGIEVVNRISIPAELIPADAQVEIEAKKAAGYFNPGETKTVKELETVLGRPIDE is encoded by the coding sequence ATGAAAAGAGCAGCCCACGTTATTCTGACCTCTCACTCAAGCCAGGTGTTCAAAGACAGCCTGCCAATTCATTGGGGCGTCAAAAACCCCATGCACCGGGGACCTGTCATTGGTTCATTGACCGACATCAAACAAAGAAACGCCATCGGAACACACAGTGGTTCCTATGCTGTGTACCGTGCGCTTTCCATCGCGCAAGGGTCTTATTCAACCACTCACAAACCTGATCTGCACAACACGGACAGTCCGGTGCGCATGGGGCCGTTCCCTTCCTGGTCTGACCCGGACAAAATCGTGTCCATTGATCCTTGGGGACTGGATATTCCCATTCACTTCAAAGATCTTTACGAAGCGGGCTATGACATCCGCCCGACTATTGCGGTGACGCAGGCCCATTTGCAGATTCCAGAGATCCATCAGGCCATTGATGCCGGCCGCCTGAAAGTGGATGGCAAGGTCGTTCTGGAAAACAAAGACATCAAGGTCACCAAAGTGGCTTTTGAGCCCGTGTGGTATCTGCCCGGCATCGCCAAACGTCTGAATGTCGACGAAGGCGACCTGCGCAAGATCCTGTTCCAGGAAACCGGCGGTATGTTCCCGGAACTGGTGACGCGCCCCGATCTTAAAGTGATGCTGCCGCCTATTGGCAGCACCACTGTTTACATTTTCGGAAACCCACAGGATCTATCCAACGAAAAAATCGAACTGACCTGCCGGGTGCATGATGAATGCAATGGCTCAGATGTCTTTGGCTCCGACATCTGCACCTGCCGTCCTTATCTGATATACGGCATTGAAGATGCCGCCAGAACCGCCCAGCGCGGGGGCGTGGGTTTGATCGCCTACTATCGCAAAGAAGGCCGTGCCTTGGGTGAAGTCACCAAGTTCCTGGTTTACAATGCCCGTAAACGACAGGTTGGTGGCGATTCCGCATCCACTTACTTCCACCGCACCGAATGTGTGGCCGGGGTTGAAGACGCCAGATTCCAGGAACTGATGCCGGACATTTTGCATTTCTTTGGCATCACCAAAATCCACAACCTGCATTCGATGAGCAACATGAAATACAACGCCATCGTGAAAAGCGGCATTGAAGTCGTCAACCGCATCTCTATTCCAGCGGAACTGATCCCGGCTGATGCGCAAGTTGAAATCGAAGCAAAAAAAGCTGCGGGATATTTCAACCCGGGTGAAACCAAAACCGTCAAGGAACTGGAAACAGTTCTGGGGAGACCCATCGATGAATAA